From Solibacillus sp. FSL W7-1464:
CGGAACAGTATTTATTGTGAAAAAGCAATCTTTACCAAGTAAAAGACATATTAAGAGTTTACTAATTGTCGCTGTTGGAGCTGTACTGGCTTTTCCGTTATTAACAACATATGCGATGAAGTCATTGCCAGTTTCACATGGGGCAATTGAATTGGCTTTACTCCCACTTGCGACAGCTGGTTTTGCTATGTGGCGAGGGGGTGAGAGGCCTTCAAAACGCTATTGGATTGCGAGTGCAGCCGCGGCGATTACGGTCATTATTTATGCCATCTATTTAGGATTAGGGCAGTTGCATAAAGGAGACTTTGCGCTGATCGCAGCGGTCATATTACTTGGATTAAGTTATGCTGAAGGCGGCAAACTTTCAAAGGAACTTGGAAGCTGGCAAGTCATTGCTTGGGCTATTTTAATTGGTGCACCCTTTTTTGTTATTCCTGTAGGCCTGGGTTTATCAAACGGTATGTTGCAGGCACCTATCAAAGCATGGGTCAGTTTGTTCTATTTAGGAATAGTCAGTCAGTGTTTAGCTTATGTAGCATGGTATGGTGGTATGTCTTTAGGAGGCATTGCGAGGGTAGGGCAGATTCAATACTTACAGCCTTTTTTAATGATTGGTTTTTCTGTATTATTTTTAGGGGAATCGATTACTTGGATTACAATTATTCTAGCTATCATTGTTGTGCTATGCGTCATAGTGGGGAAAAAGGCACACTTGATGAAGAAAGATATCCACTCAAAGGCTAATTAAATAAAATTAATCAATTGGTGCCGGAACTACTAAAAATAGAACTCAGTAAAAAGAAAACAAGGGCTCACCCTTACAGAAAGTAAAAGGCATGATTCCTTGTTTTTTAGTGCAATGGTTTTCTTTATAAATTATGACTCAATGGACAAATTATATTTTTTTATTCTTCTCATAAGTGAAGATTGGGTTATTCCCAGTGCCTCCGCTGTCTTTCTTGTTGTCTTGTTTATAGCATAGGAATTGGATATAATCCTTTTTTCCACAGAGTCTAAAACATCATTCAAGGTGTTGTTACCTTCTAAGTACGTATCAATTATAGCCTCACTATGTTCTCTCAAGTGTTCCGGCAGGTCTTTCAATTGGATTTCATTATCTGCAGAAATAATTACTAATCTCTCGATTAAGTTTTCTAGTTCTCTAATATTTCCCGGCCAACTATATTGCTGAAGTTTCTCTAAGACATCAGGTGAAATGTGACATTTCCTTTTATGTTTGTTATTTGATTTAATTAAATAAAAATGAACAAGGCCAATTATATCTTCTTTTCTATCTTGAAGCGAAGGAACATGTACTGGCAATACGTTTAGCCTATAATACAAATCTGAACGGAAGTTACCATTTTTTACTTCATCAAATAAATTTAAATTTGTGGCAGCAATAATTCTTACATTAGCAATTTCATACTTAGTCGAACCTACAGGAAGAAATTTCTTTTGCTGCAGAAATTGCAATAGCTTTGCCTGTAGATGAATCGGTAACTCACCTATTTCATCAAGAAATAAAGTACCGCCATCTGCCAATTTTATTAATCCGGCTTTACCTGTTTTGTTTGCTCCAGTAAAAGCCCCTTTTGCATATCCAAAAAGTTCTGATTCGATAAGGGCCTCCGGTATTGCTCCGCAGTTAATTTCAATAAAAGGGCCATTGCTGCGCTCACTTAGATCATGTATCCGTTGAGCAAGCACATTTTTCCCAACCCCCGTTTCTCCCGTGAGTAACACTGTAGAATCCGTAAGAGAAATTTTATCAATTGTTTTTAAAAGAGTAAGATAGACTGGGCTTTGTCCAGAGAAAAAATGTGAATCTAGTTTTTTTACATAATTTAAGCGGAAAATCTCCTCGCTATAACGCTTTAATAATGACTGTGTTTCTTCTAATTTATTAGTTGTTTTTACAATTTCGGTAATATCTTTTGTTTGGGCAGTAATGTACTCTATTTCCCCGACTTCATTTTTAATCGGATGTCCTAAAACAATGAACCGGCTGTCCTTACTAGTTGTAGATTGTACTGTACTAACCACCGTTTTTGTTTCGAGGACAAGTTTTACGACAGAAGGATTAAAAATACCTAATTCTTCTAAGTGATATACATCCTTTCCGATGAAGAAAGATTTAGGTTTACCTGAAAAATTCGCACAAGCCTGGTTAATACATAGAACATTCCCTTTGCTATCAGCAATTAGTACACCATCAGAAAGTGAATCAATTATCTTAATAAAAAATGGATTCTCTATAATATTAAGGATTTTTTGCAATTTTTACCCTCCCCATTAAACGATGAGTAGATTATAACATTATTTTTGAGTCAAATTCGTTTCGAAAAACTACGAAGAAAGATTTTATAGGCTTTTAGTGAGTCGTCTTTGGTTCAAATGGCGAAATTATGAGTCGTTTTTGTTAAAAATAAAATAAATTTATTCAAAAATTTTATATATTTGTCTACAAAATTGGCATTTGTCCTCAAAATAGTTGGCATATAAATTGCTTTTAAAATGTTAAGTCCCTGAAATTCAGAATTAAGGAGGTTTGGGTTAATGATTCGCCAAAAAATACAAATCAATAGCGATCGTCTTACGAAGGCGATCGACGAAAGTGCAGGAATAGGTGAACTATCCGAGGGTGGAATAAGAAGACTTGCACTTACTGATGAAGATAAGAAAATGAGGAACACCTTTATTCAATGGTTGAAGGATAGTAAACTTGAAGTTAGAGTGGATGATTTTGGAAATATCTATGGACGAAGAGAAGGGCTCCTCCCCGATGCTCCCGCGGTACTGATTGGATCTCATTTGGACACACAACCAGAAGGTGGCCGCTTTGACGGTATAGTGGGAGTACTTGCTGGTCTTGAAGTAATTCGTACATTGAATGACTATAACATTCAGACAGAAAAGCCAATTGAGATCGTTAATTTTACTAATGAAGAAGGTGCTAGATTTGAACCGCCGCTTTTAGGTGCAGGGGGTGCTACAGGGCATTTTGATAAAGAATTTGTTTATAGTCGTAAAGACAAGGATGGAAAAACTTTTTTAGAAGAACTTAAAAGAATTGGGTTCCATGGTGAAAAAAGCAGCCGATTTCAAAACAGCCATTGCTACATTGAACTACACATTGAGCAAGGCCCCGTATTAGAGCATAGAGCTATAGACATTGGGGTTGTGACAGGTATTCAAGGAATTGATTGGCTAGAAGTTAAAATTACCGGACAATCTGACCACGCTGGCCCAACTCCAATGAACATGAGAAAAGATGCACTTTATGTAGCAGCCAAACTTATCCAAATTATTAGAGATACCATTGTCAGCGAAAATAGTGAGGCAACAGCAACTGTAGGAAGAATGGAAGTAAAACCAAATTCAATCAACAGCATTCCTGGCGAAGTTGTCTTTTCGGTAGATATCAGACATTCAGATGATAGGGTTAAAGAGCATTTAACTCAATTGATTATAGAAAAGTTAAGTGTTACTGCTGCAATTGAACAGCTTATGATAGAAATTAAAAAAATTTGGGAATCCTCTGCTAGCGATTTTTCTGCTGAACTAATTGACATCATTTCCGAAACATCCAATGAACTTGGATATAGCAGCCAAAAAATGGTTAGTGGTGCAGGCCATGATTCAAAATATATGAATGAAATTACTCCTACCGCCATGATATTTATTCAAAGTGAAGGTGGCAAGAGTCATTGTAAAGAGGAATTCACAAGTAGGAATTCAATTGACATGGGTGCCAATGTGCTATTGCATACTATTTGTAAATTGGCCTGTGCATCCAACTGAGAAAATAAAAAAGAAGAGGTGAGTTTATATGTATGCAGATTTGATCATTACAAATGCTGAGATTTATACAATGGATGAAAGTTATCCAATTGCTGAAAGTATGGCTATCAAAAATGGGAAAGTCATTGCTTATGATCAACAAGTTGAAAAATTAAAAGGACCGTCAACAAAAATGCAAAATTTGTATAAAAAAACGGTATTACCGGGTTTCATAGAGAGTCATACACACCCTCTGCACTATGCACTGAACTTACTTCAACTTGATTTAAGATCCGAAGTGACTCAGGATATCGAAAGTATACTTCATGCTGTAAGGGAGAAGGCAAAAGTGACCCCCAAAGGACAATGGATTTTAGGAATGGGTTGGGATGACAGCAAAATGAAAGAAAAGCGATTTCCAACAATAGAAGAATTAACTGAAGCAGCACCTGATCACCCTGTTTTTTTGAAAAGAACATGTGTGCATAATGCGGTTGTTAATCGAAAGGCCTTTGATGTAAGTGAACTTCCCGAACTCCCAAAAGATCCACAAGGGGGACACTTTCATATTAATCAGAAAACTGGAAAACCTAGCGGATTGATTCAGGAAAATGCAATGCAGGAATTTATGATTCCGCCATTCACAACAACACAGATGGTTGATACGATGTTACAGGCACAAGAGCAATTCTACCGCTGGGGTATTACTGCTGTCCACGATATGGCCGTGACTTCAAAAGAAATGGCGGTATATCAACAGCTCCAAAAAGTAGAGAACTTCCGATTAAAAGTACGTTTATGGTTATGGGCTACTGATTTAATGGGATGGAAAGGCGTTCAAGAAGAAGTTCTTTCCCTCGGTATAGAGAGCGGAATTGGAAATGATCGACTAAACATTCAGGGCTTAAAATATATGCTAGATGGAAGTGTTGGCGGAAAAACAGCAGCAGTAAACGAACCGTTTGAAGGTAATGAGAATACCCGTGGAATTTTATATATGAAACAAGAGAAATTAAATCAGTTAGTATCACAGGCTATAAATAATAATTTACGGGTTGCAGTACATGGAATTGGGGAACAGGCCATCGATATGGCACTGGAAGCCATTAAACAAGCTACAAATCCGGATGATAATAAAAAAATGAGAAATAGAATTGAACATTGTGCGTTACCTACTGATGATCACCTAAAGACAATAGCAGAGTATGGGATAATTGCTGCCTCTTCCATTGGATTTGTGTATTCAATCGGTGATAGTTACTTGAAAAATTTAGGGGAAGAACGAGCAGCTAGGGTGTTTCCGCATGCCTCTTTTAAGAGATATGGAATAATAGCTCCGGGAAACTCCGACTTACCAGTATGTAATGGAAACCCATTATTGGGCATTTATTCGGCTGTTACTCGTAAAACAGTGGGAGGGCGGCAACTTGGGACAGACGAAGCAATTTCTGCTGAGGAAGCAATAAGAGCGTATACAATAGATGCAGCTTATTCTGGTTGTGATGAGAATATTATAGGGTCACTTTCAATTGGCAAGTATGCTGATTTTATAGTATTGAATCAAAATCCGTTCAAGGTGGATCAAGAAAAGATTAAAGATATAAAAGTTATTCGGACAGTTATCGAGGGTGAGACAGTTTTTATCAGTGAGAACGCGTTAGAGGCCGAAGAGGTTTTTAGTAAGAATTATTGAAGAAATTTAATTGAAAAGGGGGAAATGTAATGTTTAATTCACAAGAACAAACGATTTTAGGTGGAATTGTTATCTTTTATTTCCTATTTCTATTTGCAATTTCTTTTTACATCAATCAAAAGAGTATTAAAACATACGATGATTACAACGTAGCTGGCAGATCCGTATCCATTTATCCATTAATATTAACTTTCGTTGGAACAGCAATTGGAGGTTCCACTCTGTTGGGATTCATGACAAATGGGTACAACTTCGGCATGGGACAAAACTGGCTAAATTTCAGTATTTTTATTACAGGTGTTTTAATGATGTTTTTCTTCCTGAAAAAAATCAGGAAGTATGGGGAAGAATATAACATGGTAACCATCGCAGATTTTACCACATTACGATTTGGTGAAGGTGCCCGTTTCCCTACAGTGATTAGTATTTTAATAGCATATAGTGCTATTACTGGGATGCAATTTATTGCTATTGCTACTATTCTGAACTTAACTATTGGAATTAGTATGACAGCTGGTATTATTATTAGTTGGATAATGCTTACATTAAAGACTTATTTCGGTGGTATGAAATCTGTTATTTGGCAAGATGCATTTCATGGAACA
This genomic window contains:
- a CDS encoding DMT family transporter — its product is METHMKKGMLLGFIGIICFSFTLPATSIAVSYFGETIVGLGRTVIAAIIVGTVFIVKKQSLPSKRHIKSLLIVAVGAVLAFPLLTTYAMKSLPVSHGAIELALLPLATAGFAMWRGGERPSKRYWIASAAAAITVIIYAIYLGLGQLHKGDFALIAAVILLGLSYAEGGKLSKELGSWQVIAWAILIGAPFFVIPVGLGLSNGMLQAPIKAWVSLFYLGIVSQCLAYVAWYGGMSLGGIARVGQIQYLQPFLMIGFSVLFLGESITWITIILAIIVVLCVIVGKKAHLMKKDIHSKAN
- a CDS encoding sigma-54 interaction domain-containing protein, translating into MQKILNIIENPFFIKIIDSLSDGVLIADSKGNVLCINQACANFSGKPKSFFIGKDVYHLEELGIFNPSVVKLVLETKTVVSTVQSTTSKDSRFIVLGHPIKNEVGEIEYITAQTKDITEIVKTTNKLEETQSLLKRYSEEIFRLNYVKKLDSHFFSGQSPVYLTLLKTIDKISLTDSTVLLTGETGVGKNVLAQRIHDLSERSNGPFIEINCGAIPEALIESELFGYAKGAFTGANKTGKAGLIKLADGGTLFLDEIGELPIHLQAKLLQFLQQKKFLPVGSTKYEIANVRIIAATNLNLFDEVKNGNFRSDLYYRLNVLPVHVPSLQDRKEDIIGLVHFYLIKSNNKHKRKCHISPDVLEKLQQYSWPGNIRELENLIERLVIISADNEIQLKDLPEHLREHSEAIIDTYLEGNNTLNDVLDSVEKRIISNSYAINKTTRKTAEALGITQSSLMRRIKKYNLSIES
- a CDS encoding Zn-dependent hydrolase, with translation MIRQKIQINSDRLTKAIDESAGIGELSEGGIRRLALTDEDKKMRNTFIQWLKDSKLEVRVDDFGNIYGRREGLLPDAPAVLIGSHLDTQPEGGRFDGIVGVLAGLEVIRTLNDYNIQTEKPIEIVNFTNEEGARFEPPLLGAGGATGHFDKEFVYSRKDKDGKTFLEELKRIGFHGEKSSRFQNSHCYIELHIEQGPVLEHRAIDIGVVTGIQGIDWLEVKITGQSDHAGPTPMNMRKDALYVAAKLIQIIRDTIVSENSEATATVGRMEVKPNSINSIPGEVVFSVDIRHSDDRVKEHLTQLIIEKLSVTAAIEQLMIEIKKIWESSASDFSAELIDIISETSNELGYSSQKMVSGAGHDSKYMNEITPTAMIFIQSEGGKSHCKEEFTSRNSIDMGANVLLHTICKLACASN
- a CDS encoding amidohydrolase; protein product: MYADLIITNAEIYTMDESYPIAESMAIKNGKVIAYDQQVEKLKGPSTKMQNLYKKTVLPGFIESHTHPLHYALNLLQLDLRSEVTQDIESILHAVREKAKVTPKGQWILGMGWDDSKMKEKRFPTIEELTEAAPDHPVFLKRTCVHNAVVNRKAFDVSELPELPKDPQGGHFHINQKTGKPSGLIQENAMQEFMIPPFTTTQMVDTMLQAQEQFYRWGITAVHDMAVTSKEMAVYQQLQKVENFRLKVRLWLWATDLMGWKGVQEEVLSLGIESGIGNDRLNIQGLKYMLDGSVGGKTAAVNEPFEGNENTRGILYMKQEKLNQLVSQAINNNLRVAVHGIGEQAIDMALEAIKQATNPDDNKKMRNRIEHCALPTDDHLKTIAEYGIIAASSIGFVYSIGDSYLKNLGEERAARVFPHASFKRYGIIAPGNSDLPVCNGNPLLGIYSAVTRKTVGGRQLGTDEAISAEEAIRAYTIDAAYSGCDENIIGSLSIGKYADFIVLNQNPFKVDQEKIKDIKVIRTVIEGETVFISENALEAEEVFSKNY